A region of Acidithiobacillus ferridurans DNA encodes the following proteins:
- a CDS encoding ParA family protein, whose amino-acid sequence MAPQIITVTNQKGGVGKTSLAVHIAAYAAMAARKKTLLVDMDGQRNATFITTGEPHTPEGGPSIIELWDEDAEPGFLDTRFGNLKILPGHQHANLVEKQGLRTGQAAMSRLLKMDFDVVVIDTPPAAGVLQQAPLYLGGLLAAPVEPDLLALQGLTSLLKVWREISSQVDLGLSLVINKRVLNSTNQQMVVDAITKSGFGQHVLPVHLTNRQLVSNALKQGMPVWKLDPKDAAAAKWAMACKMILDMDRVPTEDTGKEG is encoded by the coding sequence ATGGCACCACAGATCATTACCGTGACAAACCAGAAAGGCGGGGTGGGTAAAACCAGCCTCGCTGTTCACATCGCCGCTTATGCGGCCATGGCGGCCAGAAAAAAAACGCTACTCGTGGATATGGACGGCCAACGCAATGCAACGTTTATCACGACGGGCGAGCCACATACACCTGAAGGCGGCCCATCGATCATCGAGCTATGGGACGAGGACGCGGAACCGGGGTTTCTGGATACCCGGTTTGGGAATCTCAAGATATTGCCAGGGCATCAGCACGCAAACCTCGTTGAAAAGCAGGGGCTGCGAACCGGTCAGGCGGCCATGAGTCGGTTGCTGAAGATGGATTTTGACGTGGTGGTAATTGATACGCCACCCGCCGCAGGCGTTCTGCAGCAAGCCCCACTTTACCTCGGCGGATTGCTGGCAGCGCCCGTGGAGCCGGACTTATTGGCGTTGCAGGGGCTAACGTCGCTGCTCAAGGTCTGGAGGGAAATCTCTTCGCAGGTCGATCTCGGGCTGTCCCTGGTGATTAACAAGCGCGTGCTGAATTCCACGAATCAGCAAATGGTTGTGGACGCGATCACCAAATCGGGATTTGGCCAACATGTATTGCCGGTGCATCTGACCAATCGACAACTGGTCTCCAATGCTTTGAAGCAGGGAATGCCTGTCTGGAAGTTGGACCCGAAAGACGCGGCTGCGGCGAAGTGGGCCATGGCGTGCAAAATGATTTTGGACATGGACCGAGTGCCGACCGAAGACACAGGAAAGGAGGGGTAA